From the Orenia metallireducens genome, one window contains:
- the csaB gene encoding polysaccharide pyruvyl transferase CsaB: MKRIILSGYYGFKNAGDEAILAALIDNFKNSRADIEIIVLSSNPEWTRSVHGVKAISRTSSTGLIRYLKGADLLISGGGSLLQDVTSNKTIPYYLGVILLAKIFKVPVFFCAQGVGPINNIFNRRLVKAILNRVNLITVRDVESKELLEEIGIREDIHLTADPVFALPKSNQERVKDILKIEGIKAKENILGISLRPWQDNSYLKQMAEILDGLKERLDINILFIPFHYPVDVEVSRRVAELMKNKTEIITNSYTPQEVLGLIGEVDMLLGVRLHSLIFAALNRVPLIGISYDPKIDSFLNRLELSALAKIDNLDISEVIGEIIGIWSRKEELQRVIKKKINNLEGLARQNIELSLGILGDNS, from the coding sequence ATGAAAAGAATAATCTTATCTGGATATTATGGATTTAAGAATGCAGGCGATGAGGCTATTTTAGCGGCTTTAATTGATAATTTTAAGAACAGTAGAGCTGATATCGAGATTATCGTACTTTCATCAAATCCAGAGTGGACAAGGTCAGTACATGGGGTTAAGGCTATCAGTAGGACAAGCAGTACAGGGTTAATTCGTTATCTTAAAGGTGCAGATTTATTGATTAGTGGTGGGGGTAGTTTGTTGCAGGATGTAACCAGTAATAAAACCATTCCCTATTATTTAGGGGTTATCCTCTTAGCTAAAATCTTTAAAGTTCCAGTCTTCTTCTGTGCTCAAGGTGTTGGTCCGATTAATAATATTTTCAATCGCCGTTTAGTTAAAGCTATTTTAAATAGAGTCAATTTAATCACTGTACGAGATGTAGAGTCTAAAGAATTGTTAGAGGAGATAGGGATAAGAGAAGATATACATTTAACAGCTGACCCTGTCTTTGCTCTTCCAAAATCAAATCAAGAGCGAGTAAAAGATATCCTTAAGATAGAAGGAATTAAGGCTAAAGAGAATATACTTGGTATTTCATTAAGACCATGGCAGGATAATAGCTATTTAAAGCAGATGGCTGAAATTTTAGATGGATTAAAGGAGAGATTGGATATTAATATTTTGTTTATTCCCTTCCATTATCCTGTTGATGTAGAGGTTAGCAGAAGGGTGGCTGAGTTAATGAAGAATAAAACAGAGATAATTACTAATAGTTATACTCCTCAAGAGGTATTAGGACTGATAGGAGAGGTTGATATGTTATTAGGTGTAAGGTTACATTCATTAATCTTTGCTGCTTTAAATAGAGTTCCCCTTATTGGAATCTCATATGATCCTAAAATCGATAGTTTTCTCAACAGATTGGAATTATCAGCATTAGCTAAGATTGATAATTTAGATATCTCCGAAGTCATAGGTGAAATAATCGGAATTTGGAGTAGAAAGGAAGAATTACAGAGGGTAATAAAGAAAAAAATTAATAATTTAGAAGGACTAGCACGACAGAATATAGAACTATCATTAGGGATTCTAGGTGATAATTCATGA